In a genomic window of Meleagris gallopavo isolate NT-WF06-2002-E0010 breed Aviagen turkey brand Nicholas breeding stock chromosome 1, Turkey_5.1, whole genome shotgun sequence:
- the LOC104911477 gene encoding BPI fold-containing family C protein-like isoform X1, with protein MKDLGMYASWIYSFLSGYLEKAIHSKLEENICLNIKYKIQMMDAQLRKQKVLSQIDAFAQIDYSLVSSPAVFKSHINLDLKGTVYPVGNHTDPPLVPAPFGLPSKGDSMLYLGVSSYFLKTATLAYYKAGVFNITISKDLATTFNLTTAMLKDFVPEIAPRCPTACPVLLKLMATSPPVVSLQSDTCRLWITGSVEVFAVLPNSTIQYIFTGNLTTSTRSNLTVIKQKLIISLLLKRLHFSLLHSAVRFSQVSLVENFLSYTLRRVVIPVINGKNYGQFLSTVGGKASLKPLKRVHSFKGCSVRSFLSV; from the exons ATGAAGGATCTAGGTATGTATGCTAG ctggATCTATAGCTTCCTATCTGGTTATCTTGAGAAGGCCATTCATTCCAAACTGGAGGAAAAT ATATGCCTAAAtatcaaatacaaaatacaaatgatgGATGCACAGCTTAGAAAGCAGAAAG tCTTAAGCCAAATAGATGCCTTTGCACAAATAGACTATTCCCTAGTTAGTTCTCCAGCAGTCTTCAAATCACACATTAACTTGGATTTGAAG GGCACAGTCTATCCAGTAGGAAATCACACAGACCCTCCCCTTGTGCCTGCTCCGTTTGGTCTCCCAAGCAAAGGTGATTCCATGCTCTACTTAGGAGTCTCCAGTTATTTTCTTAAGACTGCTACATTGGCTTACTACAAAGCAGGGGTCTTTAACATCACCATCTCCAAAGAC CTTGCTACTACTTTTAACCTAACTACAGCCATGCTGAAAGATTTTGTTCCTGAG ATTGCTCCGCGCTGCCCGACAGCGTGCCCAGTGCTTCTGAAACTGATGGCTACATCACCACCTGTTGTCAGTTTGCAGTCAGACACGTGCAGACTATGGATCACTGGATCTGTAGAGGTGTTTGCTGTTCTGCCAAATTCAACCATCCAGTACATCTTTACAGGGAATCTA ACAACAAGTACCAGAAGCAATTTGACAGTAATCAAACAGAAGCTGATCATCTCGTTACTTCTGAAGAG GCTCCACTTCTCCCTGCTGCACTCTGCTGTTAGATTCTCTCAG GTCTCACTGGTGGAGAATTTTCTGTCTTACACTTTACGAAGGGTAGTGATCCCAGTAATCAATGGTAAGAATTATGGCCAGTTCCTGAGCACAGTGGGTGGGAAAGCAAGTCTGAAACCATTAAAGAGAGTGCACAGCTTCAAGGGCTGTAGTGTGAGAAGTTTTCTGTCAGTTTGA
- the LOC104911477 gene encoding BPI fold-containing family C protein-like isoform X2, which produces MMDAQLRKQKVLSQIDAFAQIDYSLVSSPAVFKSHINLDLKGTVYPVGNHTDPPLVPAPFGLPSKGDSMLYLGVSSYFLKTATLAYYKAGVFNITISKDLATTFNLTTAMLKDFVPEIAPRCPTACPVLLKLMATSPPVVSLQSDTCRLWITGSVEVFAVLPNSTIQYIFTGNLTTSTRSNLTVIKQKLIISLLLKRLHFSLLHSAVRFSQVSLVENFLSYTLRRVVIPVINGKNYGQFLSTVGGKASLKPLKRVHSFKGCSVRSFLSV; this is translated from the exons atgatgGATGCACAGCTTAGAAAGCAGAAAG tCTTAAGCCAAATAGATGCCTTTGCACAAATAGACTATTCCCTAGTTAGTTCTCCAGCAGTCTTCAAATCACACATTAACTTGGATTTGAAG GGCACAGTCTATCCAGTAGGAAATCACACAGACCCTCCCCTTGTGCCTGCTCCGTTTGGTCTCCCAAGCAAAGGTGATTCCATGCTCTACTTAGGAGTCTCCAGTTATTTTCTTAAGACTGCTACATTGGCTTACTACAAAGCAGGGGTCTTTAACATCACCATCTCCAAAGAC CTTGCTACTACTTTTAACCTAACTACAGCCATGCTGAAAGATTTTGTTCCTGAG ATTGCTCCGCGCTGCCCGACAGCGTGCCCAGTGCTTCTGAAACTGATGGCTACATCACCACCTGTTGTCAGTTTGCAGTCAGACACGTGCAGACTATGGATCACTGGATCTGTAGAGGTGTTTGCTGTTCTGCCAAATTCAACCATCCAGTACATCTTTACAGGGAATCTA ACAACAAGTACCAGAAGCAATTTGACAGTAATCAAACAGAAGCTGATCATCTCGTTACTTCTGAAGAG GCTCCACTTCTCCCTGCTGCACTCTGCTGTTAGATTCTCTCAG GTCTCACTGGTGGAGAATTTTCTGTCTTACACTTTACGAAGGGTAGTGATCCCAGTAATCAATGGTAAGAATTATGGCCAGTTCCTGAGCACAGTGGGTGGGAAAGCAAGTCTGAAACCATTAAAGAGAGTGCACAGCTTCAAGGGCTGTAGTGTGAGAAGTTTTCTGTCAGTTTGA
- the FBXO7 gene encoding F-box only protein 7 yields RFLILIFCSSDTEFSITLNGKDALTEDEKTLASYGIVPGDLICLLLEETVAKSSLPPPSSSSPPSLQNGRETSTLTPKSQADSPKEERQNEQCDNQKAQVEAQKSDSRAGSSLEFPSGLVPEDVDLDEGAGSYPSEPMLCSEAADGEIPHSLEVLYLSAECTSATDALIVLVHLLMMETGYVPQGTEAKAVSMPEKWRGNGVYKLQYTHPLCEEGSAGLTCVPLGDLVAINATLKINREIKGVKRIQLLPASFVCFQEPEKVAGVYKDLQKLSRLFKDQLVYSLLAAARQGERDDT; encoded by the exons CGTTTCCTTATTCTGATATTTTGCAGTTCTGATACGGAGTTTTCAATAACATTGAATGGCAAGGATGCTCTTACAGAAGATGAGAAGACTTTAGCTTCATATGGGATTGTTCCTGGTGATTTGATATGTTTATTACTAGAAGAAACAGTTGCCAAATCCAGCCTACCTCCTCCCTCATCTTCAAGTCCTCCCTCACTTCAGAATGGTCGTGAGACATCCACCTTGACTCCCAAAAGTCAGGCTGACAGTccaaaagaagaaaggcagaatgAACAGTGTGACAACCAGAAAGCTCAAGTGGAAGCTCAGAAGAGTGACAGTAGG GCAGGATCCAGCCTAGAATTTCCTTCAGGATTAGTCCCAGAAGATGTTGATCTGGACGAAGGTGCCGGTTCCTATCCTTCCGAACCTATGCTGTGCAGTGAGGCTGCTGACGGAGAGATTCCGCATTCCTTAGAGGTGCTCTACCTTTCTGCTGAGTGTACCAGTGCCACTGATGCCTTGATTGTCCTCGTACATCTTCTCATGATGGAGACAGGCTATGTTCCTCAG GGGACAGAAGCCAAGGCAGTGTCTATGCCAGAGAAATGGAGAGGGAATGGTGTTTACAAGCTACAGTACACGCATCCCCTTTGCGAAGAGGGTTCTGCTGGTTTGACTTGTGTGCCTTTGGGAGATCTTGTTGCTATTAATG CAACATTAAAAATCAACAGAGAGATTAAAGGTGTGAAGAGAatacagctgctgccagcatcctttgtttgctttcaggaACCAG AAAAGGTTGCGGGTGTTTACAAAGACCTTCAGAAATTATCTCGTCTCTTTAAAGACCAGCTCGTTTATTCTCTTCTGGCTGCTGCTCGACAAGGTGAGAGAGATGATACTTAA